CGTGTTTCCTCCAGGCTGTGCTGCCCTACGCATCGGTTGAGTCGGTATCGGTGCCTGAGTGGTTTACGAAGGACGGAATGGGAACGCCGCCCTCTCGTCCCGACGATGATCGGATGGGTTGGGGCCGCTGGGTGTTCATGGAAGGTAAACTTCTTCGGGAGTGTGTACCGCCGGGGCCTCAGAGTAAGGACGTTCGATGGTTTATCGAGGCGTCGGGTCGTTGTTTTCGGGTGCCGGTGGTGGATTTCCCCAAGCTCTATCCCGTCGATCGCCCTGCGTGGCTCAATACCGACGGTATGGGGCTCCCACCAGGAGCGTCCCCAAGCCCGGTCGATTAATGCGTGTCATGTTGACGTTTATCTAAAGGGGGTAATGCCCGGTGATGGGGCAGAACCATGCGACATTGTCCTTTGCATTGATCTATGGGGCCACCGGGCGATTCCTCCCGGCCTCTCTGGCCTCCGTCGGGGCGGTCTTTCCTGATGCTATCGAGCGGCTTCTCTTCGGTCAAAAGTGGCAGAAGCACCACCGCAAGGGAAGCCACTGGTTCCCTCCGTATTTGCTAGGAGCCTGGGTGGCCTCTGTCTATCTCAGAGGACATCCCTTTGGTGGTATCGTGGAGGTCGTTGATGCGAAACTCTACGTTCCCATTGGGACCCAAACGGTTGCGGCTGCCGTGGCCTTTGGGCTTTTTTGGTTTATGGCGGGGTGTTTGCTTCACATAGTGGAAGACTGTTTTTTCGGTCCTATGCCTTTAGTGTTTCCGTGGAAGCGGCAGCGCCTGATCATCCAGATTTTCAAGACTGGCGGCCCAGCGGAGCGGATCATCGCTCGCTGTGCCCTGATCTTGGCGGTGGTGGGACGCTTTGTGGATGTTTCTCGAGGCTAAAGGTAGGCTGCTGAGTCCTAATGTTAAGTATAATTGGGTCATATATAGTGATCCATGATGCTTCTGCAACAAGCGAGAGGCGGCCGTATAAGCCGCCTCTCGCTTGTTGCAGTTGTGTCTATTTTTCGTTGAGATATGCCCAAGCCACCGAGGCGGCTACGGCCGCTCCCAGGGGTAAAACGTCGTCGTCGACACAGTACTTGGGGTGATGCTGGGGGTACGTCATGTCCTTGTCGGGATTGCCCGTTCCCAGGAACATGAAGGTCCCGGGACGCTCTTGAAGGTAGTAACTGAAATCCTCGGCACCCATGGTAGGCTTGGCTTCAAGAACCTTATCCTCTCCAAGGACTGAGCGGGCTACCTTAACGGCAAAGCGGGTGAAATCCCGGTCGTTCACCGTGGGAGGCAACATGAATGTGTAGGTAAAATCAGCTTGGCATCGCAGACCGGAACAGACGGCCACGGCGATCTCCTCCATGCGCTTTGCTATTGTTTCACGAACAGAGGTGTCGAAAGTCCTGGTGGTTCCTGAAACGGTCGCTGAGTCTGGAATGGCGTTGAAGACGCTGCCGCTTTTGATCTCCCCTACGGAGATGACAGCAGCCTGAAGGGGATCCACTTCCCGACTGACGATGGTTTGCCAGGCCGATACGACTGAACAGGCGGCGATCACCGGGTCCATCGACAGGTGAGGCATGGATCCATGACCTCCCTTGCCCTGAATCTTGAGCTCGAACTTGTCCGCCGAAGCCATGGTGGGCCCCTCGCAGTAGGTCATGTATCCGCTGGAGACAGGGGACCAGATATGTTGCCCAAAGACGACGTCAACGCCCTCCAAAACACCGTTCTCTACCAGCTCCTTGGCCCCGGCTCCCACCTCTTCAGCATGTTGGAATAAGAGGCGCACACGTCCCGGAAGCTCGTTCTCCATCTCCTTAAGGATGGAAGCCGCCCCCAGGAGCATGGCGATGTGAGCATCGTGGCCGCAGGCGTGCATCGCTCCGTCGTTGACCGATCGATAAGGTACGTCCCGTTCCTCCTGAACGGCCAGAGCGTCGATATCGGCTCGCAAGGCGATGCATCGTCCTTCTTTGTTCGGGTTGAGATCAGTGACGACCCAGTTGTCTTTGTGACCACAGCCGATTTGGGTGTCGTAGCCCATATCTTCCAGGATAGACGCTATTTGAGCTGCTGTCTTGACCTCGTGAAGGGACAGCTCAGGGTGTTTGTGAAAATGATGTCTCCAGGAAGCAATGGATTCCAGGCGCTCCTGAGCTTTTTCTCGGATTGTTTGATACATGCAAAGCCCTCCTCGGTTATGATTATGAGACGACGGACCGGAGAGTCTCCCCCGGCCCGTCCACTATTGATGTCGAATCAGCTCAGAGTTTGCTCGAACCGGTCCAGGGTCTTGCCGGAAATCTTAGAGGTGCCCAGACTGACGATCAATACGACAGCAAAATTGACCACCAGTCCAACAAAGCCCTCGTGAAGGTTCATGGGCGCTGGAACCCCCATGAAT
The genomic region above belongs to Dethiosulfovibrio peptidovorans and contains:
- a CDS encoding peptidase M20 — protein: MYQTIREKAQERLESIASWRHHFHKHPELSLHEVKTAAQIASILEDMGYDTQIGCGHKDNWVVTDLNPNKEGRCIALRADIDALAVQEERDVPYRSVNDGAMHACGHDAHIAMLLGAASILKEMENELPGRVRLLFQHAEEVGAGAKELVENGVLEGVDVVFGQHIWSPVSSGYMTYCEGPTMASADKFELKIQGKGGHGSMPHLSMDPVIAACSVVSAWQTIVSREVDPLQAAVISVGEIKSGSVFNAIPDSATVSGTTRTFDTSVRETIAKRMEEIAVAVCSGLRCQADFTYTFMLPPTVNDRDFTRFAVKVARSVLGEDKVLEAKPTMGAEDFSYYLQERPGTFMFLGTGNPDKDMTYPQHHPKYCVDDDVLPLGAAVAASVAWAYLNEK